From Aegilops tauschii subsp. strangulata cultivar AL8/78 chromosome 5, Aet v6.0, whole genome shotgun sequence:
tCTGAGATTAAACACTACAATCTTTTGTACTAGATGAACAAATTATTACAACAAGGTGAATATTTTTTTAGATCTGTATGGATATATTTGTAAAATTAACTGAGAATAAGTTATAACCTATTTATTAGCTTCTGAATTCTATCTTTTATTTTCTGCTTGTTAAGTCATAATCTGCTTCTTGAATTTGCAATCATCCTAATTTTTTCACTATGTTCCCTAAGTCTTCTTTTTTGTGCCATTTGAAAGGACATTAACTGCACCAGTAGAAATCATGAGATGTTTAAAGTCCATTAAAGAATACGCTTTCTGCGCTTCAACATATCCTCTTGTAATTACTCTTGAAGATCACCTCACAGCAGATCTCCAAGCCAAAGTAGCCGGGGTAAAGTTTACTTTATATATCTTTTCCTGCATGTATTTTGTTTAAATCCTCAGTTCTGACTCTAATTATCTTAGATGATCACGGAAACATTTGGAGACCTCCTTTACGTCCCTAGTTCAGACACACTAAATGAGTTCCCTTCTCCAGAAGCTCTAATGAGAAGGATAATCATCTCAACTAAACCCCCACAAGAATACAGGGAATTTCTTAAAGCTCAGGGTGATCAGAAAATCAGTGGCAATGCAGATAAATTAGCAGAGGAAGGAAACTTGAGAAGAATAGATTCAAATGCTGATGATTCTGATGGCAAGGTCTGCAATTTTGTCTGCCTTTTGGAGGCATGCACCCGTTAAAAATAAAAGGTTATTATGTACAGAAATTTATTTGTTGCCATAAACAGGATGAACCAGATGACGAAGATGACGAAGAATCTGAGGAAGAGGATCCTAAATTTCAGCCGGATACTGCCTGTGAGTATAGGAAACTAATAACAATCCATGCTGGCAAACCAAAAGGCCGTATGAGGGATGCGCTTAAGGTCGACCCTGACAAAGTCAGACGTCTTTCTTTGAGCGAGACACAGTTGGGTAAAGCAACAGCTTCTCATGGTGCTGATATCATAAGGTAATTGGAATATACAATAGTTGATTATAGGAAGCTCGGTGCAGAAGAACTTTAGAATTTTTGGGCCGAATAACTGAAATACGACAGGTGTAGTTGGGTTTATGAACCCATATATGTCCAATTACTTTTATTATTGTTATAGTCTTCAGTTTTTAATGCGACAAATGAACTGGTGGCAACAAAAACGCAATGCTAGACTATGACTTGGAAAGATATTACATGAACAGTCATGCTGCTACTCTTACACCATATCATGAATCAAAATGTGCCTAAATCACTGGGGTACTGATGGTAGCAACTGCTACATTCTCACAGTTTAATTTGGTCATACCATACTAATCTCAAGGGGATTTATTGTGAAATACCCTGGTTAATATTTGGAAATGATTGACGTTCCTAGTTGTGGCATTTCAATCCATGTATCTGTGTGCAAACATTACTGTGTCAATTTATTGTTACCTTTTGTTACTCAATATACTTTTCACAAGGGAAGCTGATACACTGCTGGACCATGAACAATTAGAAAACTAATTTAGCTTTGATTCAGGTTTACTCAGAGGAATATATTAAGGATTTATCCGAAGGGTACAAGGATTAATTCTTCTAACTATGATCCAATGAAGGCCTGGACTCATGGTGCGCAGATGGTTGCATTTAACATGCAGGTTGGATTACAATTCCTTACTGTCATGACTCATAAATCACCGTTCGCTCATTTTTGCTTATATTTATTCCTCACATAGTTTAAGTTTGAGCATCTCGCGCATTTGGAGATAACATTTGGTGACCTATCAAATATAATAATCTGGATCAACAATGACTTGAGAGAATGAATAAGGAGTTCTCACCAACTGTTCTAATACTACGTCTTTGCCAAACCTCACCTACTCTTGCTTCCCATTTTATTCACATAGCAAGGCAGCAGAAAAAACTTAACAAAAGTGGGTCTGCAACACTTAAAAATAGTATTATACAGATCAACTTATAATAGTTAGCTGTTTGGACAcactctgaatctgaaggtgaagttAAGCTGTTTGGACACACTCTGAATCTGAATTGCTGCAATTGCATCAGTAGCTGTCATGTACTTATAATAGTTAGCAACACTTGATCATTCAGCTTTCTTCCTCTTTTTTGACTGGCCTTTGAAATTTCAGGGGCATGACAAATCGCTAAGATTAATGCAAGGATTTTTCAGAGCCAACGGTGGCTGCGGATACGTTAAAAAGCCCGACTTCTTGCTAAAGACAGGCCCAAATGGTGAAGTGTTTGATCCCAAAGCGAGCCTGCCGGTGAAGAAAACCCTTAAGGTCCACCCACATATACGTATTGCTGAAAACTCTTAAGGTGTCCACCCACATGTACATATTTCTGTGAAAACTAACACATTTTGTAATGCCTACGCAGGTGAAAGTGTATATGGGGGACGGGTGGCGCATGGACTTCAGTAAGACTCATTTCGACGCCTTTTCTCCGCCCGATTTCTACGCCAGGGTACGTGTCTCATGATCTCCTGCGGTGAAAAAGCTCAACTGGAGTGGCAACTTTTTGTTGAGAATGTATATGGGTGGCAATGTTGAATAAAACAGGTGGGGATCGCGGGGGTGCGGGCGGACTGCGTGATGAAGAAGACCCGGACGATCGAGGACCAGTGGGTGCCGGTGTGGGACGAGGAGTTCACGTTCCCGCTGACGGTCCCTGAGCTGGCCCTGCTGAGGGTGGAGGTCCAGGAGTACGACATGTCGGAGAAGCACGACTTCGGGGGGCAGACGTGCCTGCCGGTGATGGAGCTGAAGCAGGGGATCCGCGCCGTGCCCCTCCATGACCGCAAGGGCAACAGGTACAAGTCCGTCAGGCTCCTTATGCGCTTCGAGCTCATCTAGCCAAACGGTCAGCATTGTGGAGGGGGGCTGGTTGTGGTTCAGTCAGTCTGGTGCTATATTATGTGGTGGTAGGAGTAGCCGTATTGTCGGaatataaaataataataatgttAATGTTCTTGTGTAGTACTGTAGTAAGTCAGGGAGTTGTGTTAAACTGTTGTCTGCTGTGCTAGTTACTGCTACAGTGGGGAGGAAAAGTGCAGTGCAGTATATactggggtggggtggggtgagTAAGATTTTTGTGACAGGAATAAATGTTTCATTCTGGGACTGCCGATGAACTCTACTCTGGCATGGTTTGGTTTGGGAAAAGTTGGTTGGTTGGGGTGGCCGATCTCGGATGTTACACGTGGGATGCTGCTGTTATCGTCAGTCTTATCCATTTTTGCTGATAGAACCAAGGCCGGGGCCCGCTGAACAGGAGGAGCAGTTGGATCTTGGCTATCCTTTTCCTTTCCTTTCCATTCATTGGTGGCATGGGAAATGACATGTGCATATTGCTGCAGAATCCTCCTCAAGATCGAACAAGATCACTGGTTGTGTGCATGGAATAGTTATCTTTCATACGATcctcaaaaataaaataaaaggttACTCCTTCCATATCATATCAAAATAGGCGTTTTCTATTTTGATAGGGAGGGAGTATCTGCCATGCGCGGTAATTATTGTACCATGTCAAAAAAAAAACATGAGAGGAGATGTGCAGCGGCTGTGGCAACGGCATCACACACAATTCAGAGTGGCCAATGGCCACACGAGCACCAGCAGCACGAATAAAGCTGGGCAGCAGAAATAGGCCCAAAATGGAGAGAAAAACTGGAATTTTTCTCTCTTAAAAAAAGCTTTTTTCCCCTTCCCTGTCGTTTTGGGTTCCTGCTCGCGGCTCGCCGCTTCTCCACCTCCCGTGTCCCCCTCCTCCTCCCGGCCAcccctcccctcctctcctcccctcatCGAAACAAACAACGCAAGCTCAGGCCGTTCATCTCCTCCGCCGCAGCTCGCCGGAAGGGAACAGAGGGGGACCGCCATTCGTCCACCTCCGCGGGCGACAGAGGCCCGCCTCCGGCTGACCACACATGCGGCCGCTCGCCGGG
This genomic window contains:
- the LOC109756963 gene encoding phosphoinositide phospholipase C 2, whose protein sequence is MGSYAYRYCMCFTRKFRSPDAHPPPDVRAAHAAAGAAHGDDGLRRFLADVQREDPAEADRVLAALSGGGAAGGIARFVGRSPAAALPTLDDFFGFLFSPDLNPPISNKVHQDMSAPISHYYVFTGHNSYLTGNQLNSDSSDVPIIAALQNGVRVIELDMWPNSAKNCVDILHGGTLTAPVEIMRCLKSIKEYAFCASTYPLVITLEDHLTADLQAKVAGMITETFGDLLYVPSSDTLNEFPSPEALMRRIIISTKPPQEYREFLKAQGDQKISGNADKLAEEGNLRRIDSNADDSDGKDEPDDEDDEESEEEDPKFQPDTACEYRKLITIHAGKPKGRMRDALKVDPDKVRRLSLSETQLGKATASHGADIIRFTQRNILRIYPKGTRINSSNYDPMKAWTHGAQMVAFNMQGHDKSLRLMQGFFRANGGCGYVKKPDFLLKTGPNGEVFDPKASLPVKKTLKVKVYMGDGWRMDFSKTHFDAFSPPDFYARVGIAGVRADCVMKKTRTIEDQWVPVWDEEFTFPLTVPELALLRVEVQEYDMSEKHDFGGQTCLPVMELKQGIRAVPLHDRKGNRYKSVRLLMRFELI